The following are from one region of the Acidobacteriota bacterium genome:
- the hemB gene encoding porphobilinogen synthase, producing MAHLIERPRRNRRTDAIRRMVRETAITPSDFVAPLFVMDGTDTRIPISSMPGCYRLTIDLLVAECKELAALGIPGVALFPALPDSKKDKRGTESVNPDGLFARSIQAVKESVPDLMIFTDVALDPYSSDGHDGIVNERGEIVNDETLEVLAQMAVAQARAGADFVAPSDMMDGRIGAIRQALDQEGFINVGIMSYAVKYASAFYGPFRDALDSAPKFGDKKTYQMDPANAREALREVRLDIAEGADMVMVKPALAYLDVIRLVRGAVDVPVTAYQVSGEYAMVKAADERGWIDGQRCMLEILTAIKRAGADVIFTYFSKEAAQLLN from the coding sequence ATGGCCCACTTGATCGAACGTCCGCGACGCAACCGCCGCACGGATGCCATCCGGCGCATGGTTCGCGAAACGGCGATCACGCCTTCCGATTTTGTCGCCCCACTGTTTGTCATGGACGGTACTGACACCCGCATTCCAATTTCATCCATGCCCGGATGTTATCGCCTGACGATTGATTTGCTGGTTGCTGAGTGCAAGGAACTGGCAGCGCTTGGCATTCCCGGTGTCGCGCTCTTTCCGGCGCTTCCGGATTCCAAAAAAGATAAGCGCGGCACGGAAAGTGTCAATCCGGATGGTTTGTTTGCCCGTTCGATTCAGGCCGTCAAGGAAAGCGTCCCCGATTTGATGATTTTTACTGATGTGGCGCTGGATCCTTATTCTTCAGATGGACACGATGGCATCGTCAATGAGCGGGGTGAAATCGTCAACGACGAAACCCTCGAAGTCCTGGCCCAAATGGCCGTCGCCCAGGCACGCGCCGGAGCGGACTTTGTGGCCCCATCGGATATGATGGATGGTCGCATCGGAGCAATTCGTCAAGCCCTTGATCAAGAAGGATTTATCAATGTCGGCATCATGTCGTATGCCGTCAAGTACGCTTCGGCCTTTTATGGCCCGTTCCGCGATGCGCTGGATTCCGCCCCAAAATTTGGCGACAAGAAAACCTACCAGATGGATCCGGCCAATGCCCGCGAAGCCCTGCGTGAAGTTCGGCTCGACATTGCCGAGGGTGCCGATATGGTTATGGTCAAACCGGCGCTGGCCTATCTCGATGTGATTCGGCTGGTGCGGGGTGCGGTTGATGTCCCGGTGACGGCCTATCAGGTCAGCGGCGAATACGCCATGGTCAAAGCGGCGGATGAGCGGGGCTGGATTGACGGCCAACGCTGCATGCTGGAAATCCTGACGGCCATTAAACGCGCTGGGGCTGACGTCATCTTTACTTACTTTTCGAAAGAAGCCGCCCAACTCTTGAATTAA
- a CDS encoding menaquinone biosynthesis protein, with protein sequence MLSDLPERLPRIAASDYLNSALLIYSFLHGEQQDKCRLFPDAAPARCAEMLRTGRVEAALIPAIEYQRIPGLRVIPEVTVSSKQQVRSVVLASQVPVSEVRSVALDTSSRTSVSLIRILFREFYGHQPQYSSAAPNLGEMLSQNDAAVLIGDPAMTFDRTGLYVYDLAQEWRTFTGLPFVFAVWAVETSAVEKVCSAVDFAAARDEGLRHKAELAAKYSQMLNLPESDLVDYLTNNICYTLDEENLAGLRRYYELAAKYELIETAQPIRWA encoded by the coding sequence ATGTTGAGTGATTTACCAGAACGACTCCCACGGATTGCGGCCTCGGACTACCTGAATTCGGCGCTATTGATTTACAGTTTTCTCCACGGCGAACAGCAGGACAAATGCCGGTTGTTCCCAGACGCGGCACCGGCACGGTGTGCTGAAATGCTGCGGACTGGTCGGGTCGAGGCGGCCCTCATCCCAGCGATTGAATATCAGCGGATTCCAGGGTTGCGAGTGATTCCGGAGGTTACTGTTTCTTCAAAACAACAGGTTCGAAGCGTCGTGCTCGCATCGCAGGTGCCAGTCTCGGAAGTGCGGAGCGTGGCGCTCGATACCTCCTCACGAACATCGGTTTCGCTTATTCGGATTCTGTTTCGTGAGTTTTATGGACACCAGCCTCAATACTCATCCGCCGCGCCGAACTTGGGCGAGATGCTGAGTCAAAATGATGCAGCGGTACTTATTGGCGACCCGGCCATGACGTTTGATCGGACAGGGCTGTATGTCTATGACCTGGCTCAGGAATGGCGCACGTTTACCGGCTTGCCGTTTGTATTCGCCGTGTGGGCGGTTGAAACATCAGCCGTGGAGAAAGTCTGTTCTGCCGTTGACTTTGCCGCCGCTCGTGACGAAGGACTCCGCCACAAGGCTGAACTCGCCGCTAAATATAGCCAGATGTTGAATTTACCGGAAAGCGACCTGGTGGATTACCTGACCAACAATATTTGCTACACCCTGGATGAGGAAAACCTGGCCGGATTGCGCCGCTATTATGAACTTGCCGCCAAATACGAACTGATCGAAACGGCCCAGCCGATTCGGTGGGCCTGA
- a CDS encoding Uma2 family endonuclease, whose translation MPVTPPLENGDHLSREEFERRFWAMPELKKAELIQGVVFMPSPVRYESHGKPHSAVMLWLTHYETFTPGVGVGDNTSVRLDEETEVQPDALLRVQAEYGGKSSVSDDDFVVGAPELIFEVAASSASYDLHEKFRLYCNHGVREYIVWRVRDGVIDWFQRVDNQFQRLEPDSAGVIESHLFPGLRLAVSAFIRRDLTTVLTISQEGIGSDSHQAFVKQLERNLISIKS comes from the coding sequence ATGCCCGTGACACCACCGCTTGAAAATGGCGATCATTTGTCGCGTGAGGAATTTGAACGCCGATTTTGGGCCATGCCCGAATTAAAAAAGGCGGAACTCATTCAAGGAGTTGTGTTTATGCCGTCACCAGTCCGGTATGAGAGCCATGGAAAACCCCATTCGGCGGTGATGTTGTGGCTGACCCATTACGAAACATTCACGCCAGGCGTCGGTGTGGGTGACAACACTTCGGTCCGGTTGGACGAAGAAACAGAAGTTCAACCTGATGCCTTGTTGAGAGTTCAAGCCGAGTATGGTGGGAAAAGCAGTGTGAGCGATGATGATTTTGTGGTTGGAGCACCTGAATTGATTTTTGAAGTTGCCGCCAGTAGCGCGTCTTATGATTTACACGAAAAATTCAGACTCTATTGCAACCATGGGGTGCGGGAATACATTGTCTGGAGAGTTCGGGATGGCGTCATTGACTGGTTTCAACGAGTAGACAACCAGTTTCAACGCCTTGAGCCTGATAGTGCGGGAGTTATTGAAAGCCATCTCTTTCCTGGTCTGCGCCTGGCAGTATCAGCTTTCATCCGGCGAGACCTTACCACGGTTTTGACCATATCTCAGGAAGGA